The DNA window AGGTTGGGTTTGGGAAGCGGCTTGATTCAATGGCCACAGCAGACTTCAGGCAGGGTTCGCAACTTGCAGCACGGGCTATTGCGTAGGTGCAGGTGGTGCGCAATGCGCACCCTACAGGAGTTGAGGCCAACCTTGATTCACGGCCCTACTGCGGACCTGAGTAGGGTGTGCAATGCGCACCATGGGCGTTTACTCGGGCATAACCCGGCCAAGCGCGCGCATCCTTTAGCCTCATTCGCCAAAATCACCAGTTATATTCTCGCCTGCGCCCCAACCCTGTTCGTAGAAGCCGGCGTTGAGGTAGCGGTGGAAAGATGAGTACGGCCAGTCCTCAGGGCGCGACACTAGCCCATGCTTCACTGGGTTATAGTGGAGATAGTCGAGGTGATTATTGAGGTCCCGCTGGTCGCGGATTTGGTGTTCCCAAAAGCGTCGTTGCCAGAGAGTATTTTCGCGTCTTCGCTGCTGAGAGAATGATTTTGGAAAGTATGCCCCTGCATTTTCATTCAAACGCCTGCTGCAGGCCGCTTTGATCATTCCCCACCGCTTGGAAAAGTTGTAGTGCGATTCCGGCATTGTCCAAATACAATGCATATGGTCCTGCAGCAGCACCCAGGCGTCGATACGGAACGGCATTTTCGCCCGAACTTCGGCAATGCTTTGGCGCAAATCAGCCCGTACGGCTGAATCAGTCAGAATAGGCTGGCGCTGATACGCGACAACAGTGAAAAAATAGCTGCCGCCGTGCTGGCGAGTTCGAATATAGTCCGCCATCCGTGGCATTCTCCGAAATTTATGAGATGTGTTCGTGCGTTCACAGAGCGGTATGCTCAAGCGCAGGAGCTACGCGAAGTCAACCAGCTAGTAAACTGAAGGTCTGGTGGGCAGTGCCCACCCTACGGTATTGGTACCTGCTTAGCCTGATCGCACGCCGACGTAGGGTGCGCTGCGCACCTTGGCACGTGGACCAACATGAGCGTTCAACGGTACGCATCTACTAGCTGGCAGTTCGGGAATGGGCGGACGACCTGACTGATTACGAATCAGTTGCTCCGGCAATCGGCAATTTCGAAGAGCTCAGTCTACCAGCAGGTCATCCACATCAACATCAATCGCTCCAGCGAGTGCACGCAGAACGCGCGTAGAGCCTGCTTTTTTAAATGCTTCAATCTGAGATATATATGACTTTACTACGTTTGCGGTGGCACCCAACGCCTCTTGGGTCATGCCGCGATGCTCTCGCCAGACCTTTAACGGATGCTCATCGCCCGACAATAAGCGATCAGTGACCTCAGCCGGTACTCGTTCATCATCGCCCCGAGCAAGCTCTCTCATCGCTTTATCAGCGTCGGTTAGGTCGATAGCATCTTCGGCCAGCTCGAGGAGCTTCAGGCATTCATCATAAGGGATGACCGCGTACTCTGGCTTGCCTTCTTTCTCAATGATCTGGATCTGGATACGCATTGCTCATCCGCTTACAAACCAAATCTTTAGATAACAAAAACAACATAGAGTTGCGGTCGAACATCGGCTGGCGTCAGCGAGGCAACTCCGCTCATTGTGGCTTTTGCGTGTGACCGACTGAAACCGGTGCGTCTTCACCGTGAAAAACCGCCTGACCATTCTCCCAAGTGACGTAGTAGTGCCCTAGGCGTCGTTTACGGTCCAGTTCACGCTCGACGGCACGGGTCAAGGCTTCCAGCACTGTCTGGGCTGTGATCGGCTGGGAGATTTGGTCAATGGTCATACTTCGGACTCGCTGAGCAAGTGGCTGTAGAGATCCTGGTCACTAATTATCCGGGACCCGTTTCGGTTTTCAAAGATCAATTTCGGCGGCGTTCGGTCGTTCATAAAACACGCGCAGTGGTCTACGACGGTACTGAACAAATTCAGCAGGTTGTTCAGGCTCCGGGGAAACCTGCGCAATATATCTTTTTCCGGAATGTTATGGCCTCCATGCGACACTCTTTCTGCCACTCGCAGCTTGGACAATTCTTTGTTTGGCAAAGCGAGGTATACAAGCTCCACATGCCAGGCATCGGCTTGCAAGCGCCTGATCAACTTGAGGTAACTCCTCCCAGATAGCGTCGTTTCAAAACTGAAGCTCTCCCGACGGGATATGCATTGCTCGATCTCCCTCAGGAACAGCCGGCTTGCCGCAATCAGCTCTTTTTCGGGCGCGAAAGGAGAAAGGCCAGCGGCAATCAAGTCAGCGTTGATAAACCTATCGATCACGGCGATGTGTGGCAGAAACTCTCTGGCAAAGGTTGTTTTACCAGACCCGTTTTTGGTTCAAAGTCGAGGAAGCAGAGGTTGAAGCGACCCACGTGTTGGATTATCGCCGGCCCAAACTATCGTAGCCGTTCTCCTTGGGAGACGGTACCTTGTAAGCCAAAGCAGATACTTTTTTGTTCGGTCTACTTGAGGCGACTTTCAGCCATGGCCCCGGTGCCTTTCGGCCACGCCGAAGATGAATTTCCGGCTACTTTTTCTCGGTATTGCTGGTGACGGGTAGTTTTCGAGGATGGAGGGAATTGGTGCCGAAAGGCGGCATCGATTTCATGTCGCATTCTATACCATGCTATCGCCATATCACTGATCTGTATTATTTTTTCTTCCTTCCGACTTAAATTCTTATATCGTTCTGTCTCATGAAATAGCACGCAGTAACGTGTTTTTTGTGGGGATAGATGATGGGTATTGCAGTCGGGAGGTTATTGGAATGCCGAAGATGGTAGTAGAAATGAGCGCGCTGGAAGTCCGCCGGCTCGGGCATGGGACAGTTAAAAAGACAGGCCGTAAATCGAAGCGTGGTCAGCCAACAACCGCCCTGCATGCAGTCGGCGGAGTTTCAGGTCTTTATCTGTGTTGCCGCCCGCCGGCCGCGCTGCAGGCAACAGGGGCGCGTTCCTGGATTTTAAGAACCACCGTCGGGTCACGACGCGTCGATCTCGGACTCGGTGGATTTCCAGATGTGACGCTGGCACAAGCTCGGGAGCGAGCACGGGAGATCAAAGAACGCATCCGTTGCGATGGCTATGATCCCATTGCTGCAAAAAGAGCTACGAAATCTGCTCTGATCGCAGAGCAAGCAAAACAGAGAACATTTGAACAAATCGCGAAACAGTATTACGAAAAAAAGTGTCTTGAGTACTCTGGGCGGGATCCGCACAAGCAAGCACGACGTCTCAAACAGCATCTCGATGATTACTGTATCCCAGCTCTAGGGCAAATCATTATGGGCGAGCTGAGTCCCCGCCACGTCGTGCAGGCTCTCGGACCGATCTGGGTGAAAAAAACGCCTACCGCTGAACGTGTGCGAGCCACTATCGAGAATGTGTGCGAAATTGTTAGAAATGATGGCGTATTGACGAACGGATTGAACCCCGCCCGTTGGAAGGGCAACCTTGAACACTTCCTGGCAGACCCAAAAACCATTCATTCCGAAGAGCATCAGCCAACAGTCGGCTATGAGGCGCTTCCGCGATTCTGGAATTTGCTAATAGATCGCGACACGATCCCCGCCAGAGCACTAGAGTTTCAGATACTTACAGCTGCTCGCCCTGGAGAAGCCCGGTTTGCTGAATGGCAAGAGATAGATCTAAAGGAAAAAGTGTGGACTGTGCCCGGCTGGAAGGTCAAAGGCAGGAAGGATAAGCGCAAAGACCACAAAGTCCCACTGACTGCCCGAGCCCTTGAGATTCTTCGGTCTATACCACGAGATGGCGGTAGTTATGTAAGCGTCCGGTGAACCCATCTTGAGCCTGGCGGTTTCGCCGTCAGGATAGTGTCCACTTATTTTCTAGTGGACACTTAGCATGACCAACGTAAGCGTAACCAAGCCCTACCAACGCCGTCGCCGTTTTTCCCGGGAGTTCAAAGCCGAGATTCTCGCTCAGTGCCAGGAACCCGGTGCATCCGTTTCCCGGGTTGCCCTGGACAATGGCCTCAACACCAACATGGTCCGGCGCTGGATCAGCGAGGCGCGGCGAGCGGGCCAGGCGTCGTCAGCCGCGTCGGCCTTCGTGCCGCTGAGCCTGCCGGCAGCCAGCCCGTCCCGCAATCCAACCGACCCGCGTCGCAGCATCCGCATCGAGATTCCCCGTGTCGGGGGCGCGGTGG is part of the Hydrocarboniclastica marina genome and encodes:
- a CDS encoding REP-associated tyrosine transposase, with protein sequence MADYIRTRQHGGSYFFTVVAYQRQPILTDSAVRADLRQSIAEVRAKMPFRIDAWVLLQDHMHCIWTMPESHYNFSKRWGMIKAACSRRLNENAGAYFPKSFSQQRRRENTLWQRRFWEHQIRDQRDLNNHLDYLHYNPVKHGLVSRPEDWPYSSFHRYLNAGFYEQGWGAGENITGDFGE
- a CDS encoding helix-turn-helix domain-containing protein, which produces MRIQIQIIEKEGKPEYAVIPYDECLKLLELAEDAIDLTDADKAMRELARGDDERVPAEVTDRLLSGDEHPLKVWREHRGMTQEALGATANVVKSYISQIEAFKKAGSTRVLRALAGAIDVDVDDLLVD
- a CDS encoding zeta toxin family protein; its protein translation is MIDRFINADLIAAGLSPFAPEKELIAASRLFLREIEQCISRRESFSFETTLSGRSYLKLIRRLQADAWHVELVYLALPNKELSKLRVAERVSHGGHNIPEKDILRRFPRSLNNLLNLFSTVVDHCACFMNDRTPPKLIFENRNGSRIISDQDLYSHLLSESEV
- a CDS encoding tyrosine-type recombinase/integrase; the protein is MPKMVVEMSALEVRRLGHGTVKKTGRKSKRGQPTTALHAVGGVSGLYLCCRPPAALQATGARSWILRTTVGSRRVDLGLGGFPDVTLAQARERAREIKERIRCDGYDPIAAKRATKSALIAEQAKQRTFEQIAKQYYEKKCLEYSGRDPHKQARRLKQHLDDYCIPALGQIIMGELSPRHVVQALGPIWVKKTPTAERVRATIENVCEIVRNDGVLTNGLNPARWKGNLEHFLADPKTIHSEEHQPTVGYEALPRFWNLLIDRDTIPARALEFQILTAARPGEARFAEWQEIDLKEKVWTVPGWKVKGRKDKRKDHKVPLTARALEILRSIPRDGGSYVSVR
- the tnpA gene encoding IS66-like element accessory protein TnpA, whose protein sequence is MTNVSVTKPYQRRRRFSREFKAEILAQCQEPGASVSRVALDNGLNTNMVRRWISEARRAGQASSAASAFVPLSLPAASPSRNPTDPRRSIRIEIPRVGGAVVVEWPAEQAHQCAALLRDLLG